Proteins co-encoded in one Capsicum annuum cultivar UCD-10X-F1 chromosome 9, UCD10Xv1.1, whole genome shotgun sequence genomic window:
- the LOC107846955 gene encoding terpene synthase 17, with translation MELIITRRAGNHHPTIWGDHFLAYVDLPGANEGEEKQHEDLKEEVRKMLVMAPSKSLQKLDLINTIQCLGVAYHFEREIEESLSYMYTHYEEWIGVVDGHDLHAIALCFRLLRQQGYYVSCDAFRKFTDDQGDFKKELVNAVHGMLSLYEAAQFRVHGEEILDEAMNFTITQLKLILLNLSNSQLAQQVNNALKFPIKDGMVRVETRKYISFYHENEVLLNFAKLDFNMLQRLHKKELCDITRWWKELEIVKSLPYVRDRLAEAYFWSLSVYFEPQYSIARKLLTKIVCFLTIIDDTYDIYGTLDELTLLTEAIERWNIDASEQLPLYMKIVYRSLLDVYNEFEKELANENKSFLINYSIIEMKKVIRAYFQEAKWYYEKKVPTMEQYMKNGISSGAFLLLANTFWFGIGKAATTDAFDWVATEPPILVAGSLIGRLLNDLISHEEEQKRGDVASAVECYMNEYSVTKKEAYMKIKNMIENYWKVLNEEYLKHTGIIPKVLLMSIVNFTRAVEFLYKDEDAYTFSKNNLKDVISAIIIDPII, from the exons ATGGAGCTTATAATCACACGTCGCGCAGGTAATCATCATCCTACCATTTGGGGAGACCATTTTCTTGCGTATGTTGATCTTCCg GGAGCCAATGAGGGGGAAGAGAAGCAACATGAAGACCTAAAAGAAGAAGTGAGAAAGATGCTAGTGATGGCTCCTTCAAAATCTTTACAAAAGCTTGATCTCATCAACACAATCCAATGTCTTGGTGTAGCATATCATTTTGAACGTGAGATTGAGGAATCATTGAGTTATATGTACACTCATTATGAAGAATGGATTGGTGTAGTTGATGGTCATGACCTTCATGCTATTGCTCTATGCTTCCGGTTACTTAGGCAACAAGGTTATTATGTTTCATGTG ATGCTTTTAGGAAATTCACTGATGATCAAGGAGATTTCAAGAAAGAATTGGTCAACGCCGTGCATGGAATGTTGAGCTTATATGAGGCAGCACAATTCAGAGTACATGGCGAAGAAATTCTGGATGAGGCAATGAATTTCACCATCACTCAATTGAAACTAATTTTGCTTAACTTGAGCAATTCCCAGCTTGCACAACAAGTCAATAACGCACTAAAATTTCCAATTAAAGATGGTATGGTGAGGGTAGAAACAAGGAAATACATATCATTTTACCATGAAAATGAGGTGTTACTAAACTTTGCCAAATTGGACTTCAACATGTTGCAAAGGTTGCATAAAAAGGAGCTATGTGATATCACAAG ATGGTGGAAAGAATTGGAAATAGTGAAATCATTACCTTATGTAAGAGACAGATTGGCAGAGGCTTACTTTTggagtttaagtgtctactttgAGCCTCAGTACAGTATTGCAAGGAAATTATTAACAAAAATTGTATGCTTCCTTACCATTATTGATGACACATATGATATCTATGGGACATTGGATGAACTTACTCTACTCACCGAGGCAATTGAAAG GTGGAACATTGATGCTTCAGAACAGTTGCCATTATATATGAAGATTGTTTATCGCAGTCTTTTGGATGTTTATAATGAATTTGAGAAAGAATTGGCAAATGAAAATAAGTCATTTCTAATCAACTATTCGATAATAGAG atgaAAAAGGTGATAAGAGCTTACTTTCAAGAGGCAAAATGGTATTATGAGAAGAAAGTACCAACAATGGAGCAGTATATGAAGAATGGAATTTCATCAGGTGCTTTCCTATTGCTAGCAAATACTTTTTGGTTTGGCATAGGAAAAGCAGCAACTACAGATGCATTTGATTGGGTAGCAACTGAACCTCCAATACTTGTTGCTGGCTCTCTCATTGGAAGATTACTCAATGATCTTATATCACATGAg GAAGAACAAAAAAGAGGAGATGTAGCTTCTGCTGTTGAATGTTATATGAATGAATATAGTGTCACGAAGAAAGAAGCatacatgaaaataaagaatatgataGAGAATTATTGGAAGGTTTTGAATGAAGAATACCTCAAACACACTGGCATTATACCAAAGGTTTTGCTCATGTCGATAGTTAATTTTACAAGAGCAGTAGAGTTCTTATATAAAGATGAAGATGCTTATActttttccaaaaataacttGAAAGACGTCATTTCTGCGATTATAATTGATCCTATCATCTGA